The stretch of DNA TATAATATTCATGGAAAATTGCTGTCCTTAAGTTGTTGATATACAGACTCTTTTACTGTCTATCTTTACCGCATGAAAGAGGTAAAGTTTTATGTCACTTCTGATATAAGTTGGTATAGAGATTTTTCAGTAAAAATTGGAAAAGCATTAGGCTCTTCAATTACCATTTTAAATAACACAATGGCACTTCCAAAGCCGGTGGGCGATGGCCGGTTTGAGTTCTTTGAATTGGAAGAAGGCTTAGGTATCCTTAAAACATATATTAACATAAAAGACTCAGTCAAATTCAAATTATTACCTCACCAATCAAATGATTACCTCATTTTACACATTAATCTTCGACCTGGTAAATCTTATATAGTTGATGCAAAAAACAATAAGGTTCATATTGGAAAAAACTGGGATGGGGGAATATTTTGTTCAAGTTCGGGTGCACCGGTTGAAATAATACTACCCCACGATGAATGGGCTAAAAGTATAACATTGATTATACATCGAATATGGATGTTCAGACACCTAGGCACAACAAAAAATGAGTTTGAAAGCGACTTAAGCAATATTTTTTTTAGAAATGGTTGTTTACAGTGTTCTTTAGAACTGAATATAGATATACTAAAAATTGCTGAAGAAATTCAGTTTTCCAGTGTACCATCAGAATGGAAAAAAGTACAATTAAAAGGCCAGTCACTTAAACTGCTTTCTTATTACATGCTTGCGGTTTCTAATTACAGTAAGCACAAAAGGCTCGATTATAAAGATGTAATGAGAATTATTTCGTTGAAAGAAAAGATGCAGGAAACGGTTAATCAAATTTGGCCTAAAACAGAAGTAGCAGCCAAACAATGTATGATGAGCAGATCAAAGTTTTTACGGCTATTTAAAATTATTTATGATAGAAATTATTACGATTTATATCAGGATATACGAATGCAAAAAGCTGCTGAAATGCTGGAACGCGGCAGCTCTGTTGCCGAAACTAGCAGAGAGGTTGGTTTTGTAAATACAAGTCATTTTTCCAAAGTTTTTAAAGACCATTTTTTTATTGAACCAAGTCTTTACAAAAATTAACTGATAGTACACTAAATGCGGGAGATATTTTAAAATGATTGAAGTTGAGTATTACTTTAATAGTGATAAAACATGGTTTATTGATTTTGCAAACTCATTAACAGCTGCAGCTGGAATTGAAACATCAGTTGTTGATAATAAACTTCATGTATCACCTTCACTTGGAGAGGGACATTTCGAGTTTTTGGAATTGGCAGAAGGATTAGGAATAGTACGTTCTGATTTTACATTTTATGAAGATTTGAAACTAATACGAAACCCTGTAAAAGCCAATGATTATTTTTTGATACATTTTAGTTTAAGTTTAGATCAGGTTACCGTTTATGACGCGAAAGGGCAGCAGATAGACCTTGGGAATCATTTATCCAAATCGATTTTTTATTCTTCTTCAGGTTTAGGGACCGAAGTTTTGTTTCCAAGGAACAAAAGGATAAAACGTGTACTTATTTATGCTAGCAGATCCTGGATTTTAAAGCAAATCAAATTTTTTAATATTGAGCAATTGGGTGTTGAAAAAAACTATGTTCAAAATATCCCATTTCAAAGCACCTATAATCTAGATATTAATAGTTATAATACTGCCAAAGAAATATTAGAGAAAAATATTCAGCATCCGATTCATTTATTATTCTTGAAAGGTGAAGTTTTAACACTAATTTCTAATTTCTATAAAATGGCCAATGAGTCCATTGATCGGAAAAATCGATTGCTTTTAACTGAAGTTGAACGTATATCATCGATGGTAAATGAATTAATCTTAAAGATGAATATTCCCTGGCCAGAAATAGAAGTAATTGCTAAAAGTTGTCAAATGAGTAAAACAAAGTTTGCAATACTTTTTCAGGAGTTATATAGCCTAAATTATTATTCATTCTATGTTAAAAAAAGAATTGAACATGCCTGTTCATTAATTTTAGATGGTACGTTAGTTTCTGAGGCAGGCTTAAGTGTATGTTACACTAATCTTGGCCATTTTTCTAAGGTTTTCAAAAAACATGTAGGAGTAAGTCCAAGTAAAATGAATGGAAAATGCAATGCAAATTGCCAAAGCTTTTATCATTGTATGCGGGCATTGAAAAATCAAATCGATTGATGAAATCACATTTTTCAAAATTTGCACTCTTTTAAGTATTATTAATAATAAAGAATCATCCTTCTCTCGCCGGATTGTTCCTTTTGGTTTCTTTCTTTTCTTTCTTTTTCTTAACTTTTCTTTATCGAAAATGAAAAATATGAAAGAGGTTGAGTGTAATATTACTACAGAGTTAAGTTGGTTAAAAGCTTATGCATCAAATCTTTCAAAGGCTTTTAATACTCCATTTAACCTGAAAGACAATAAAGTAATTTTTCCTGACTCAGTTGGATCCGGAGAGATTGGTTTTTATGCTTTCGAAGATAATTTTGGATTGATTAGAACGAAGCTATACCTGAAAGAAAGTTTTATATTCATTCGAAATGCAGTTCTTTCAAACGATTATTCCTTAATTCATTATAATGTAAGTGCACGAAAAATCAGACTGCAAAAGCCCTCAGGCATCGAAGTTGATTATGGTAATGATTGGAATGCATCTATTCACTATTTATCTGCTGCCCATGCTGGCGGTTTTCTCTTTACAAAGGAATTGGGAATGGGTATAATAACATTGGTTATGCACCGAACATGGATTCAGCGAAACTTAAGTAAGTATTTTGTTTCGGAAGGCGAGTTGTCGACTAAGTTTTTAGATAATGAGTCGGTTGATGGTTATTTACATATTGATCTTGAATCAATGAAAATAGTAAAAAACATCTTGGCTCTTAATGACGATACAAATTGGTACGCATTTTTAATGGAGGGGTATGCCTATAAATTGCTTTCTATATTCATCAGGAGGATGATGAAGAAAGAGTTTGCCAAAGAAAAACTAAGCTATAAGGATGTGATTAGGGTAATCGACTTGAAAGAACAGTTGGAGCAAAAAATTGGTAGCCCATGGCCAAAAATCGAAATAGTTGCTGAATCATGTCATATGAGTAGATCCAAGTTTTTAAAAGTATTCAAAAGTGTTTTTGGTAAAAATTATTATGATTTGTACCAGGAATTACGGATGCAAAAGGCAGCGGAGTTGCTAATCAGTGGATTTTCAATCAGTGAAACTGCAAAAAGTGTTGGTATTGTAAATCCAAGTCATTTCGCGAAAGAGTTTAAAGGATTTTTTTATATTGATCCAAGTAGTTATAAATAAAATAGAAAGTTTTATAATTATGCAGGAAATAGAATTTTATTTTGGTACAGGGAAGAAATGGTTGTTTGATCTTATTGAAGCCATTCAAGAGAAAATTGGAAGTAAATTAGTGGTTACCAGTAATAATAATATTATTACCTGGTCTACAAAATATAGAGAAGGTAAAGCAGAGTTTATTGAATTGGAAGAAGGTCTAGGTTTAGTCAGAGCCGACTATATGCTTAATGAAACGCTTACATTTAAGCATATTCCTTCAAAAAGTAACGATTATTTTTTTATTCATTTTAGCATCAGTCTTCATCAGCCGAATATTCACACTTCGGGCGAAATCATTGAAATGGGCAATAATTTTGCCAATGCAATTGTCTATATGTCATCGGCAATATCGTTTAATATTGTTTTTCCTAAAGGCGAAAAAATAAGAACGATAATTGTTACCGTTAGTAGAAACTGGATGCTAAATAAGATTTCATCCTTAAATATTTCTACAAAGGCCCCTTTGCCAGATTATCAAGAAAATAAACCATTTCAGGGAGCTTTTAACTTAGATTTAAACTGTTACAATATAGCTCAGGAATTACTGGATACTTATTATTGGGACCCTTCTCACACTTTATATATTAAGGGGACTGTGATTAATTTGTTAGCTATTTTCTTTAATAATTTTAGCAACACACTCGGTAAAGAAGAGCGATTGTTTTTAAACGATGCGGAAAAAATAAAAAAGCAGATAGAATTATTACATGAAAATTTACATGAGCCGTGGCCAGATCTGAAAACAATTGGTGTAAATTGTAACATGGGCAAATCGAAGTTTATGTCGCTTTTTGCAAAAATTTACGGTATAAATTATTATTCATACTATTTACAAGTAAGAATGCAAAATGCCTATAATCTACTATTAAATGGATTATCGGTATCAGAGGCCGGAAGAAGTGTGGGATACACAAATTTAGGCCATTTTTCAAAAGTCTATAAAGAACATTTTGGCGTTTCTCCAAGCCTAATTTCCTAACTCAATTAAAGGAATAGAACACTTTTTATTCGCATAAAATCTCACAGCGTCTCAAATATGATTTTTGCATTTAAACGATTTGAGCGATAAAATAATCTTCTCGAATAGTCTGGTAGCATTATCAATCTCCTTCCTTTATTTAATCAGTTTAGTTGTTTTTAAGAATTATTAGTCCCTGTATTCGATTGAAGAACAGGTGGATATGTTTTGTTTGTGCACTTTATGTTTAGAGTCATTTTCAATGGAATGTCTAAAAAAAAGAAATTTTTTGAATGATTCGAACGTGTTTGCGAATAGTATGGTAGCTACGAGTTAGCTTTTTTTGTAATGCTAAATGAAATTGAAATGAGTTGATAATTAATTAGTTAAAAACGAAGAGCTCTCAGTCTACTCAAATAGGATGGATGATTGGGTTCCAGGAAGTTAATGTCTTCAACATAACTTGAACCAAGATCCTTGATTTAAAATAATATACACTAAAATTTATGACACCTTATTTAAAACGTGTTTTACTCTCTATGCTATTTTCCGGGGTAATGCTGCTAGCTAAGGCGCAAAATGGAAATGTGGGAATTGGAACCACTACTCCTAACCAAGCTGCCGTGTTAGACGTAGTTGCTCCTAACAAGGGATTACTCATTCCACGAGTTTCACTTGCTAATATCAAGGATAGAGTAACTATTCCAAATCCTGTTGAAGCTTTATTAGTATATAATACCAATAAAGACATTGCAAACGGAAATGGTTTAGGTTTTTATTATTGGAGTGGGCCAAATGGTTCGCCTGTAAATGAATGGATTTATTTAACGCCAAACGGGACTTCTTCGTCCGCTGATGGATCAAAAATCTTTAATGGATCAGGCATTCCGTCCGTTACAATAGGTAAAAACAGTGATTTATATATTGACAATAATTCAGGAAACTACTATCAAAAAGATAGTCGTGGGAATTGGAATTTAGCTGGTAACCTAAAAGGCCCTCAAGGCTTAAAAGGAGATCCGGGAGTGGTAGGTGTTCAGGGAATGGCAGGCACCAGTGGCACTCCGGGCACTCCAGGCACACCGGGAGGTCCCGGAGAAGGAGTTACCATTGTAACTAATGATTCAGGTACATGGGTGTATAACCCAACCACCAATACATGGACTAATATTAACGGTGCTCAAGGCCCGCAAGGTGAGCAAGGTTTGGTGGGAGCACAAGGCCCGCAAGGTCCTCAAGGCTTAAAAGGAGATCCGGGAGTGGTAGGTGTTCAGGGTATGGCTGGCACCAGTGGCACTCCGGGTACTCCAGGCACACCGGGAGGTCCCGGAGAAGGAGTTACCATTGTAACTAATGATTCAGGTACATGGGTGTATAACCCAACCACCAATACATGGACTAATATCAATGGCGCTAAAGGCGACAAGGGCGATAAAGGAGAAATGGGTTATGCGGGAGGTAACGGCCAACCGGGTGCAGCAGGCTTAGATGGGTCGATCAATGTGTACGTAGATCAAACCACCAACACCGTTTACGTACGTGATCCGAACAATCCGGATAACTGGATTCCGATTAACGGCGCTAAAGGTGCTAAAGGAGATAAGGGAGATAAAGGAGAAATGGGCTATGCGGGAGGTAACGGCCAACCGGGTGCAGCAGGCTTGGACGGATCGATCAACGTGTATGTAGATCAAACCACCAACACCGTTTACGTCCGTGACCCGAACAATCCGGATAACTGGATTCCGATTAACGGCGCTAAAGGTGCTAAAGGAGATAAGGGTGACAAAGGAGAAATGGGCTATGCGGGAGGTAACGGCCAACCGGGTGCAGCAGGCTTGGACGGATCGATCAACGTGTATGTAGATCAAACTACTAATACCGTTTATGTACGTGACCCGAATAATCCGGATAACTGGATTCCGATTAACGGCGCCAAAGGAGATAAGGGTGATCCGGGAGTGGTAGGTGTTCAGGGAATGGCAGGCACCAGTGGCACTCCGGGTACTCCAGGCACACCGGGAGGTCCCGGAGAAGGAGTTACCATTGTAACTAATGATTCAGGTACATGGGTGTATAACCCAACCACCAATACATGGACTAATATTAACGGTGCACAAGGCCCGCAAGGTGAGCAAGGTTTGGTGGGAGCACAAGGCCCGCAAGGTCCTCAAGGCTTAAAAGGAGATCCGGGAGTGGTAGGTGTTCAGGGTATGGCTGGCACCAGTGGCACTCCGGGTACTCCAGGCACACCGGGAGGTCCCGGAGAAGGAGTTACCATTGTAACTAATGATTCAGGTACATGGGTGTACAACCCAACCACCAATACATGGACTAATATCAATGGCGCTAAAGGCGACAAGGGCGATAAAGGAGAAATGGGTTATGCGGGAGGTAACGGCCAACCGGGTGCAGCAGGCTTAGATGGGTCGATCAATGTGTACGTAGATCAAACCACCAACACCGTTTACGTACGTGATCCGAACAATCCGGATAACTGGATTCCGATTAACGGCGCTAAAGGTGCTAAAGGAGATAAGGGAGATAAAGGAGAAATGGGCTATGCGGGAGGTAACGGCCAACCGGGTGCAGCAGGCTTGGACGGATCGATCAACGTGTATGTAGATCAAACCACCAACACCGTTTACGTCCGTGACCCGAACAATCCGGATAACTGGATTCCGATTAACGGCGCTAAAGGTGCTAAAGGAGATAAGGGTGACAAAGGAGAAATGGGCTATGCGGGAGGTAACGGCCAACCGGGTGCAGCAGGCTTGGACGGATCGATCAACGTGTATGTAGATCAAACTACTAATACCGTTTATGTACGTGACCCGAATAATCCGGATAACTGGATTCCGATTAACGGCGCCAAAGGAGATAAGGGTGATCCGGGAGTGGTAGGTGTTCAGGGAATGGCTGGCACCAGTGGCACTCCGGGTACTCCAGGCACACCGGGAGGTCCCGGAGAAGGAGTTACCATTGTAACTAATGATTCAGGTACATGGGTGTATAACCCAACCACCAATACATGGACTAATATTAACGGTGCACAAGGCCCGCAAGGTCCTCAAGGCTTAAAAGGAGATCCGGGAGTGGTAGGTGTTCAGGGAATGGCAGGCACCAGTGGCACTCCGGGTACTCCAGGCACACCGGGAGGTCCCGGAGAAGGAGTTACCATTGTAACTAATGATTCAGGTACATGGGTGTATAACCCAACCACCAATACATGGACTAATATTAACGGTGCTCAAGGCCCGCAAGGTGAGCAAGGTTTGGTGGGAGCACAAGGCCCGCAAGGTCCTCAAGGCTTAAAAGGAGATCCGGGAGTGGTAGGTGTTCAGGGAATGGCAGGCACCAGTGGCACTCCGGGTACTCCAGGCACACCGGGAGGTCCCGGAGAAGGAGTTACCATTGTAACTAATGATTCAGGTACATGGGTGTACAACCCAACCACCAATACATGGACTAATATTAACGGTGCTCAAGGCCCGCAAGGTGAGCAAGGTTTGGTGGGAGCACAAGGCCCGCAAGGTCCTCAAGGCTTAAAAGGAGATCCGGGAGTGGTAGGTGTTCAGGGAATGGCAGGCACCAGTGGCACTCCGGGCACTCCGGGCACACCGGGAGGTCCCGGAGAAGGAGTTACCATTGTAACTAATGATTCAGGTACATGGGTGTATAACCCAACCTCCAATACATGGACCAAGATTAATGGTCCTCAGGGAGAACAAGGTCCGAAAGGTATTGATGGAACAAATGGATTAGATGGTAAAGGGATCAGTGGTACTAGCATTGATGTTAATGGTAATCTGATTATTACTTATACAGATGGAACAACGACAGATGCCGGTAAAGTAGTTGGTCCGAAAGGTATTGATGGAACAAATGGATTAGATGGTAAAGGGATCAGTGGTACTAGCATTGATGTTAATGGTAATCTGATTATTACTTATACAGATGGTACAAAAACAGATGCCGGTAAAGTGATAGGACCACAGGGGCCACAAGGTGAACAAGGTCCGCAAGGTCCGGTAGGACCTCCACCAACAACAGGAGCGGGTACACTTTCTGGTGCTAATTTGATAACAGTTAGTGATGGCGCTAATGCAGTGTTTAAAAATAATACAATCAGTTTGACAGGAGGTTCAGATGGTCAGCTATTGCAGAGTGTTGGAACAACTCCAACATGGGTTGATGCCAATACTGTGGTAAAAGGTAATTCATCAGTAACCAGTCCTAAATCTACGGTAACAGTTACTGGTACAAACACAGTTCTTGGTGCTACAACAGTAGATATTACTCCTGGAAGTGGTAATACAATTATGACAACCGACGGATCTGGTAATGTAGTATGGAGTACACAGGTTCCAATAGCGATTACTGGTAATAACTCGGTAAGTAGTCCGAATGCCACTATCAATGTATCAGGAACCAATACTGTGTTAGGCGCTACTACCGTGGATATTAAGCCAGGAGCAAATAACACTATGATGATGACTAATAATAGTGGTGTAGTAACCTGGGTAGATCCGGCAACTGTTAACACCAAAGGAGATAACCTCGGTAACCACGTTGCTACTCAGAATTTAAACATGAGCGGTAACAACATAAATAATATTGCCAAAGCCAGTACTGTAAATCTTTCTGTTAGTAACGGTGCTGCTATGGGCAAGGTAGCTGTATCAGATGCTACAGGTAATATTATCTGGACAGACGCAACTGCATTACAGACGGTGGATTGGAAATTAAATGGTAATAAGAACGGAGCAGTTAAAACATTGGGGACAACGGATAATTATGATCTGCCGTTAATAACCAATAATATAGAAAGAGTCAGATTAATAACTCCTGTAACAGCTTCTGATACAGCAGAATTTAAGTTAGGTTCTGGTTCCGGTAAATACACTCGTTTATCCTTTGGCAATTTTTCTACTTCAACACCATCTGTATCACATATACGTCTCTTCAGTGGAGCATATGAGAGTATTTACGGCTTTGGAGTATCAAGCGGTCAACTTAATTATAGTTCTGGTCAGGGGTCGCACGTGTTTTATACCGGACCGTATAATGCATTATCACAAAAAATGATAATTACAAATTCAGGAAAGGTAGGAATAGGAACTTCAAATCCATCTGAATTATTAGATGTTGCAGGAGATGCTAAAATAGCTAATAAAATTACGACTCAATATGCTGCGATAACCAAAGGCTTTAATGGAGTGGGAGCAAACACAGGTTCTGTGGCAACATCTGCAGACGCAAATGGTAATGTGATTTGGAAGAATTCTCAGGATCTTGTTTTGGTAAAATATGTAAAACGAATCTCTGCCAATTATACCGTCGACTTTGCAATCGATGATGTGATATTGGTTGATGCATCCAACGGAAGCGTGTCTGTGGGAATTCCAACAACAGGGGCAGTATCCGGCAGAGTACTTACCATTAAACGTGTTGATACTTCTTCAAATTCTGTAATTATTGATTTTACTGCAGGATTCGTGGACGAAACTGATCACCTAATCAGTGTAGGGCAAAAGATAACCTACCAGATTATCGCTGAGAGTTCAACCAAATGGCAAACTATTTCAAGATTCTAAACTAAGCTGATTGAAGTGATTGCTTAGTTGTAATCGCTTCTTTTTTAGATAATTAAAATTGTTTATTTAATAGAGAAGAATGAAAATACTGCTTAAGGTAACGGTTTTTGTATTGAGTTTAGCATATAGCAGCTCGTCACTTGCTCAGGTGGGTATGGTTGCAAATAATCCGGATAAATCGGCTGTGTTGGACATGAGAGCTACTTCAAACCAAGGACTTTTAATTCCAAATGTAAATCTCAAAAGTACTACCGACAAAACGATAATTACGAATCCTGTACAAAGTTTGTTGGTTTACAATACGAATGCTGCGATAATAGGGGATGGTGCAGAAGGAGAAGGTTTTTATTTCTGGGATACCAATAGATGGGTTAAGCTGATCGCAACTAATGATACTATTGG from Solitalea canadensis DSM 3403 encodes:
- a CDS encoding helix-turn-helix transcriptional regulator, which gives rise to MKEVKFYVTSDISWYRDFSVKIGKALGSSITILNNTMALPKPVGDGRFEFFELEEGLGILKTYINIKDSVKFKLLPHQSNDYLILHINLRPGKSYIVDAKNNKVHIGKNWDGGIFCSSSGAPVEIILPHDEWAKSITLIIHRIWMFRHLGTTKNEFESDLSNIFFRNGCLQCSLELNIDILKIAEEIQFSSVPSEWKKVQLKGQSLKLLSYYMLAVSNYSKHKRLDYKDVMRIISLKEKMQETVNQIWPKTEVAAKQCMMSRSKFLRLFKIIYDRNYYDLYQDIRMQKAAEMLERGSSVAETSREVGFVNTSHFSKVFKDHFFIEPSLYKN
- a CDS encoding helix-turn-helix domain-containing protein — its product is MKNMKEVECNITTELSWLKAYASNLSKAFNTPFNLKDNKVIFPDSVGSGEIGFYAFEDNFGLIRTKLYLKESFIFIRNAVLSNDYSLIHYNVSARKIRLQKPSGIEVDYGNDWNASIHYLSAAHAGGFLFTKELGMGIITLVMHRTWIQRNLSKYFVSEGELSTKFLDNESVDGYLHIDLESMKIVKNILALNDDTNWYAFLMEGYAYKLLSIFIRRMMKKEFAKEKLSYKDVIRVIDLKEQLEQKIGSPWPKIEIVAESCHMSRSKFLKVFKSVFGKNYYDLYQELRMQKAAELLISGFSISETAKSVGIVNPSHFAKEFKGFFYIDPSSYK
- a CDS encoding helix-turn-helix domain-containing protein; this encodes MIEVEYYFNSDKTWFIDFANSLTAAAGIETSVVDNKLHVSPSLGEGHFEFLELAEGLGIVRSDFTFYEDLKLIRNPVKANDYFLIHFSLSLDQVTVYDAKGQQIDLGNHLSKSIFYSSSGLGTEVLFPRNKRIKRVLIYASRSWILKQIKFFNIEQLGVEKNYVQNIPFQSTYNLDINSYNTAKEILEKNIQHPIHLLFLKGEVLTLISNFYKMANESIDRKNRLLLTEVERISSMVNELILKMNIPWPEIEVIAKSCQMSKTKFAILFQELYSLNYYSFYVKKRIEHACSLILDGTLVSEAGLSVCYTNLGHFSKVFKKHVGVSPSKMNGKCNANCQSFYHCMRALKNQID
- a CDS encoding collagen-like domain-containing protein, with the protein product MTPYLKRVLLSMLFSGVMLLAKAQNGNVGIGTTTPNQAAVLDVVAPNKGLLIPRVSLANIKDRVTIPNPVEALLVYNTNKDIANGNGLGFYYWSGPNGSPVNEWIYLTPNGTSSSADGSKIFNGSGIPSVTIGKNSDLYIDNNSGNYYQKDSRGNWNLAGNLKGPQGLKGDPGVVGVQGMAGTSGTPGTPGTPGGPGEGVTIVTNDSGTWVYNPTTNTWTNINGAQGPQGEQGLVGAQGPQGPQGLKGDPGVVGVQGMAGTSGTPGTPGTPGGPGEGVTIVTNDSGTWVYNPTTNTWTNINGAKGDKGDKGEMGYAGGNGQPGAAGLDGSINVYVDQTTNTVYVRDPNNPDNWIPINGAKGAKGDKGDKGEMGYAGGNGQPGAAGLDGSINVYVDQTTNTVYVRDPNNPDNWIPINGAKGAKGDKGDKGEMGYAGGNGQPGAAGLDGSINVYVDQTTNTVYVRDPNNPDNWIPINGAKGDKGDPGVVGVQGMAGTSGTPGTPGTPGGPGEGVTIVTNDSGTWVYNPTTNTWTNINGAQGPQGEQGLVGAQGPQGPQGLKGDPGVVGVQGMAGTSGTPGTPGTPGGPGEGVTIVTNDSGTWVYNPTTNTWTNINGAKGDKGDKGEMGYAGGNGQPGAAGLDGSINVYVDQTTNTVYVRDPNNPDNWIPINGAKGAKGDKGDKGEMGYAGGNGQPGAAGLDGSINVYVDQTTNTVYVRDPNNPDNWIPINGAKGAKGDKGDKGEMGYAGGNGQPGAAGLDGSINVYVDQTTNTVYVRDPNNPDNWIPINGAKGDKGDPGVVGVQGMAGTSGTPGTPGTPGGPGEGVTIVTNDSGTWVYNPTTNTWTNINGAQGPQGPQGLKGDPGVVGVQGMAGTSGTPGTPGTPGGPGEGVTIVTNDSGTWVYNPTTNTWTNINGAQGPQGEQGLVGAQGPQGPQGLKGDPGVVGVQGMAGTSGTPGTPGTPGGPGEGVTIVTNDSGTWVYNPTTNTWTNINGAQGPQGEQGLVGAQGPQGPQGLKGDPGVVGVQGMAGTSGTPGTPGTPGGPGEGVTIVTNDSGTWVYNPTSNTWTKINGPQGEQGPKGIDGTNGLDGKGISGTSIDVNGNLIITYTDGTTTDAGKVVGPKGIDGTNGLDGKGISGTSIDVNGNLIITYTDGTKTDAGKVIGPQGPQGEQGPQGPVGPPPTTGAGTLSGANLITVSDGANAVFKNNTISLTGGSDGQLLQSVGTTPTWVDANTVVKGNSSVTSPKSTVTVTGTNTVLGATTVDITPGSGNTIMTTDGSGNVVWSTQVPIAITGNNSVSSPNATINVSGTNTVLGATTVDIKPGANNTMMMTNNSGVVTWVDPATVNTKGDNLGNHVATQNLNMSGNNINNIAKASTVNLSVSNGAAMGKVAVSDATGNIIWTDATALQTVDWKLNGNKNGAVKTLGTTDNYDLPLITNNIERVRLITPVTASDTAEFKLGSGSGKYTRLSFGNFSTSTPSVSHIRLFSGAYESIYGFGVSSGQLNYSSGQGSHVFYTGPYNALSQKMIITNSGKVGIGTSNPSELLDVAGDAKIANKITTQYAAITKGFNGVGANTGSVATSADANGNVIWKNSQDLVLVKYVKRISANYTVDFAIDDVILVDASNGSVSVGIPTTGAVSGRVLTIKRVDTSSNSVIIDFTAGFVDETDHLISVGQKITYQIIAESSTKWQTISRF
- a CDS encoding helix-turn-helix transcriptional regulator, which produces MQEIEFYFGTGKKWLFDLIEAIQEKIGSKLVVTSNNNIITWSTKYREGKAEFIELEEGLGLVRADYMLNETLTFKHIPSKSNDYFFIHFSISLHQPNIHTSGEIIEMGNNFANAIVYMSSAISFNIVFPKGEKIRTIIVTVSRNWMLNKISSLNISTKAPLPDYQENKPFQGAFNLDLNCYNIAQELLDTYYWDPSHTLYIKGTVINLLAIFFNNFSNTLGKEERLFLNDAEKIKKQIELLHENLHEPWPDLKTIGVNCNMGKSKFMSLFAKIYGINYYSYYLQVRMQNAYNLLLNGLSVSEAGRSVGYTNLGHFSKVYKEHFGVSPSLIS